From the Sinorhizobium garamanticum genome, one window contains:
- a CDS encoding extracellular solute-binding protein yields the protein MQIRKLMAAAAVASGLATQPALAQDLTLEFVVWNYSLETIQDNIRLFEEANPGIKVNLTDYAWPDYHDSLILRIRSNTPTDVVYGGQDWLPAWGAAGFIAPLDSIAPAGAVEELSADIAGFALTDVTYDGKVYGLPYYSDTISFIYNRKILEDAGIAVPATWEEVTAAAERLKAGGMDKPIIYEYNQELPNFYDAFVAQSYGRGAKLFDAELNPLFADPENGAYKQLEWIADAYAKGLVQSDNHESTIITAMNTGKHAFTIVFTYVLAALNDAATQPLAGQFALAPMPGETHSTLGFAKSYVVTSTAAADPVRAEAAWKFINFMAGKPYTVAKRWAVEKGLGFGQLPLFKDQDVITAWGKWADVGALGKQASIAKAGTYTEFSSVWSAYFRPLLAKAMVGEAPVDQVMKDGARRWTELKEKFASR from the coding sequence ATGCAAATCAGGAAACTCATGGCCGCCGCGGCCGTGGCTTCAGGCCTCGCCACGCAGCCCGCGCTGGCGCAGGATCTCACGCTCGAATTCGTCGTCTGGAACTATTCGCTCGAGACTATCCAGGACAATATCCGTCTTTTTGAGGAGGCCAATCCCGGGATCAAGGTCAACCTCACCGACTATGCCTGGCCCGACTATCATGACAGCCTAATCCTGCGCATCCGCAGCAATACGCCGACCGATGTTGTCTATGGTGGTCAGGATTGGTTGCCGGCATGGGGCGCCGCCGGATTCATCGCGCCGCTTGACTCGATCGCGCCCGCCGGGGCGGTCGAGGAGCTTTCCGCCGACATCGCCGGCTTCGCGCTCACCGACGTGACCTATGACGGCAAGGTCTACGGCTTGCCGTACTACTCGGACACTATCAGCTTCATCTACAACAGGAAGATCCTCGAGGATGCCGGCATTGCCGTGCCCGCGACCTGGGAAGAGGTGACAGCCGCGGCCGAGCGGCTCAAGGCCGGCGGCATGGATAAGCCGATCATCTACGAATACAATCAGGAGCTGCCGAACTTCTACGATGCCTTCGTCGCACAGTCCTATGGCCGCGGCGCCAAACTATTCGACGCCGAGCTGAACCCGCTGTTCGCCGATCCCGAGAACGGGGCCTACAAGCAGCTCGAGTGGATCGCCGACGCCTATGCCAAGGGGCTGGTGCAGTCGGATAACCACGAGTCGACGATTATCACGGCGATGAACACGGGCAAGCACGCCTTCACGATCGTCTTTACCTACGTGCTCGCCGCCCTCAACGACGCCGCGACGCAGCCGCTCGCCGGCCAGTTCGCGCTGGCGCCGATGCCGGGCGAGACGCATTCGACCCTCGGCTTTGCCAAGTCCTATGTTGTCACCTCCACCGCCGCGGCCGATCCGGTCCGCGCCGAGGCGGCGTGGAAGTTCATCAACTTCATGGCCGGCAAGCCCTATACGGTCGCTAAGCGTTGGGCGGTCGAAAAAGGTCTCGGCTTCGGGCAGCTGCCGCTCTTCAAAGACCAGGATGTGATCACCGCCTGGGGCAAATGGGCCGACGTCGGCGCGCTCGGTAAGCAGGCTTCGATCGCCAAAGCCGGCACCTATACCGAGTTCTCCTCGGTCTGGTCCGCCTACTTCCGGCCGCTGCTGGCCAAGGCGATGGTCGGCGAGGCCCCGGTCGATCAGGTGATGAAGGACGGCGCGCGGCGCTGGACCGAACTCAAGGAGAAGTTCGCGAGCAGGTAA
- a CDS encoding carbohydrate ABC transporter permease, translating into MWTINRFPGLWLLPALLPVILMTVYPIGHALWTSLHEVMILFPGEPFVGLRNYGRVVASNYFQDALRNSLVFTLFAAPSVVILGTLIALFLQRRFFGSHVVRSIVLLPWVLPGAISAVLWVWVFHPSFGILNGIMRDLGLIEDSILWLTNPRTALMAVTFAHVWTQIPFAVVLMMAALSTINSETLEAAAIDCRNPLKRFRYIIFPEIKAMIVVLLVYNALIAFTSYDLVYAMTGGGPGTATTLLSFQIWRESFSMYDFGAGSAVAFIVVVISAALIVAITRALPSDLFAGD; encoded by the coding sequence ATGTGGACCATCAATCGTTTTCCAGGCCTGTGGCTGCTGCCGGCGTTGTTGCCCGTCATCCTGATGACGGTCTACCCGATCGGCCACGCGCTCTGGACGTCGCTGCACGAGGTGATGATCCTGTTCCCCGGCGAGCCCTTCGTCGGTCTGAGGAATTACGGGCGCGTCGTTGCCAGCAATTATTTTCAGGATGCGCTGCGGAACTCGCTGGTCTTTACGCTCTTCGCCGCGCCGTCTGTGGTGATCCTCGGCACGCTGATCGCACTCTTCCTGCAGCGGCGCTTCTTCGGCTCGCACGTGGTTCGCTCCATCGTACTGCTGCCCTGGGTGCTGCCGGGCGCGATCTCGGCGGTGCTGTGGGTCTGGGTGTTCCACCCGAGCTTCGGCATCCTCAACGGCATCATGCGTGATCTCGGCCTGATCGAGGACTCGATCCTCTGGCTCACTAACCCGCGTACCGCGCTGATGGCGGTGACCTTCGCCCACGTATGGACGCAAATCCCATTCGCCGTCGTTTTGATGATGGCGGCGCTCTCGACTATCAATTCCGAGACGCTCGAAGCGGCGGCCATCGACTGCCGCAATCCGCTCAAGCGGTTCCGCTACATCATCTTCCCCGAGATCAAGGCGATGATCGTGGTGCTGCTCGTCTATAACGCGCTGATCGCGTTCACCAGCTACGACCTGGTCTACGCCATGACCGGCGGCGGCCCGGGGACGGCGACGACGCTTTTAAGCTTCCAGATCTGGCGCGAGAGTTTTTCGATGTACGACTTCGGCGCAGGCTCGGCGGTCGCTTTCATCGTCGTCGTCATCTCCGCGGCGCTGATCGTCGCCATCACCCGGGCGCTTCCGTCAGACCTGTTCGCGGGGGATTGA